A single genomic interval of Candidatus Desulfatibia profunda harbors:
- a CDS encoding glycosyltransferase, with translation MPANENTRISLCMIVKDEDDFIARCLESVKDLVAEMVIVDTGSKDRTIDIAKAFGANIYQHPWQEDYSKHRNQSISYATGNWILVMDADEVIAKRDRHRIKQVLDTVRADGFFFTLRNYESTSNLANLTLNPGDYEEGEGFPGFIESDLIRLFKKDPLIYFTGQVHETVTQSIAQSKKATFNTGIPIHHYGKVRKDRVKRKQDSYLALGLKRLDENPRDPMAYKGLSDQLLELGLPQEALDVINRGLAVFPNMLDLHFNRGLALDRLDRPNEAEQEYLWVLARQSGHLGACHNLGQIFFRKNQFERVIRLLNMGIEKGLRHPAVFFLLGRAFDAAGDGRKALENFKRVLELQSNHPDVNCHMAVIFLNNHQYNEALKALEREIEIDGNLVAAYNLLGEMSLYWKDMESAGNFFLKVLTIEPDNPTAKNHLECIGSDGPVKSHNSL, from the coding sequence ATGCCTGCAAATGAAAACACTCGAATTTCCTTGTGCATGATCGTTAAGGACGAAGACGATTTTATCGCCCGCTGTCTTGAGAGTGTCAAAGACCTGGTCGCTGAGATGGTCATTGTCGACACCGGATCCAAGGATAGAACCATTGACATCGCCAAGGCGTTCGGGGCAAATATTTATCAGCACCCATGGCAGGAGGATTACAGCAAGCACCGCAACCAGTCCATATCCTATGCAACAGGTAATTGGATATTGGTCATGGATGCCGACGAGGTCATCGCCAAAAGAGACCGGCACAGGATTAAACAGGTTTTGGACACGGTTCGTGCCGACGGTTTTTTCTTCACGTTGAGAAATTATGAAAGCACTTCCAATCTGGCCAATCTGACCTTGAACCCGGGAGATTATGAGGAAGGGGAGGGCTTTCCAGGCTTTATTGAAAGTGACCTGATCAGACTCTTTAAAAAGGACCCGCTCATATACTTTACCGGGCAGGTGCATGAAACGGTTACCCAGTCAATTGCTCAATCAAAAAAGGCCACCTTTAATACCGGTATCCCCATCCATCATTATGGCAAAGTAAGAAAGGATCGCGTCAAGCGCAAGCAGGATTCATACCTGGCACTCGGTCTTAAGCGACTGGATGAAAACCCCCGTGATCCCATGGCATACAAGGGTTTATCCGATCAATTACTCGAATTGGGATTGCCTCAGGAGGCTTTGGATGTTATTAACCGTGGCCTTGCTGTTTTCCCGAACATGCTCGACCTGCACTTCAATCGGGGACTGGCCCTGGACAGGCTGGACCGGCCAAATGAGGCTGAGCAGGAATACCTGTGGGTTCTTGCAAGGCAATCAGGCCATCTGGGAGCATGTCATAATCTTGGCCAGATTTTTTTTAGAAAAAATCAATTTGAAAGGGTCATTCGTTTACTGAATATGGGAATTGAGAAAGGACTCAGGCATCCGGCTGTTTTCTTTCTCTTAGGCCGGGCTTTTGACGCCGCTGGAGATGGCAGAAAAGCGCTTGAAAATTTCAAACGGGTTCTTGAACTTCAGTCAAACCACCCTGATGTCAATTGTCACATGGCAGTTATATTTTTGAATAATCACCAGTATAATGAGGCACTCAAGGCTTTGGAGAGGGAGATCGAAATCGACGGGAATCTTGTTGCCGCTTATAATCTCTTAGGAGAAATGAGCCTTTACTGGAAAGACATGGAGAGTGCCGGAAATTTTTTCCTGAAAGTTTTGACGATTGAACCTGATAACCCCACGGCAAAAAACCATCTTGAATGCATCGGTTCTGATGGTCCTGTAAAAAGTCATAACTCGCTATAA